From Solidesulfovibrio carbinoliphilus subsp. oakridgensis, the proteins below share one genomic window:
- a CDS encoding GNAT family N-acetyltransferase produces the protein MHIREERPEDVSRISPIQYAAFQGHPMHAPGAEPTEHHIVERLRASGALALSLLAEAGGEAVGHIALSPAAVGEEPDGWLLLGPVGVLPRRQGQGIGSALVRESLRRARGSGAAGIVLVGDPGFYGRFGFGNVPGLVYRGVPDQYVLAVCFGDQAPAGEIVAHAAFAVSGA, from the coding sequence ATGCACATCAGAGAAGAACGACCCGAGGACGTTTCGCGCATCTCGCCAATACAATACGCCGCCTTCCAGGGGCATCCCATGCACGCGCCCGGCGCCGAGCCCACCGAGCACCATATTGTCGAACGCCTGCGCGCTTCCGGGGCCCTGGCCCTGTCCCTGCTGGCGGAAGCCGGCGGGGAGGCCGTGGGGCATATTGCGCTTTCGCCCGCGGCCGTGGGCGAGGAACCGGACGGCTGGCTCCTCCTTGGCCCGGTCGGCGTCCTGCCGCGCCGCCAGGGCCAGGGCATAGGTTCCGCCCTGGTCCGCGAGTCGCTCCGGCGGGCACGCGGCAGCGGGGCCGCCGGGATCGTCCTGGTGGGCGATCCCGGATTCTACGGCCGCTTCGGGTTCGGGAACGTACCGGGGCTGGTCTACCGGGGCGTGCCGGACCAGTATGTCCTGGCGGTGTGTTTCGGCGACCAGGCCCCCGCCGGCGAAATCGTCGCCCACGCGGCCTTCGCCGTATCGGGCGCATAG
- a CDS encoding methyl-accepting chemotaxis protein produces MGAILEQEAKRNLTTLAANQAAVIQSALEDNLVTARTMAKVFAVVREHMARLAARDGIPNPSRDILNDILHQVLENNPAYLGAYSAWEPDALDGRDKEFAGKTDAGYDATGRFIPYWNRDANGKIARQALVDYESRELNDNGVGKGAWYLGSRETGKEIVLDPLPYIIQGKRDWLTTLNAPIKENGKYLGLAGTDLRLNFLQDLAGKVDTSLYGGKGDVAIVSHDGLVVASSEHPEAIGLPLKNISAEWEVVTQNVKAGKAMLDVSPATGVYRALAPISLGRSGRPWAVLIRVHPDIVLAESRSLDAQLTDLNRENTLWQVGVGLGVTALALGVLWVFASGLVRPLRQAAAFAGKVAEGDFSQTLDIHQADETGILAKALTRMVANLKEMIAQAEEKTKEAGAEAARARAAVADAEQARRQAAEAQRQGKLDAADRVEDVARAVAQAAQDLSLQVEQSKEGADLQRQHAGETATAMEQMNATVLEVAKNASEAAQGAGVARDKAKDGADVVRQVVAAINGVQERAATLRANMDELGKQADGIGNIIGVISDIADQTNLLALNAAIEAARAGEAGRGFAVVADEVRKLAEKTMNATGEVGNAVRAIQAGARSSIEGVEGAARAVDRATELASHSGAVLGEIVSIVENSADQVRSIATASEEQSAASEQINRAVDDINRISEETADAMARAAGSVEELAHQAQNLTRLVETLKAD; encoded by the coding sequence GTGGGGGCAATCCTCGAACAAGAGGCCAAGCGGAACCTGACGACGCTTGCAGCCAACCAGGCGGCGGTCATCCAGAGCGCCCTGGAGGACAATCTGGTCACGGCCCGGACCATGGCCAAGGTTTTCGCGGTCGTGCGCGAACACATGGCCCGCCTGGCCGCCAGGGACGGCATCCCCAATCCCTCGCGCGACATCCTCAACGACATCTTGCATCAGGTGCTGGAGAACAACCCGGCCTATCTGGGTGCGTATTCGGCCTGGGAGCCCGATGCCCTGGATGGGCGGGACAAGGAGTTCGCCGGAAAAACGGACGCCGGGTACGATGCCACCGGCCGCTTCATTCCCTACTGGAACCGCGACGCCAACGGGAAGATCGCACGCCAGGCCCTGGTGGACTACGAAAGCCGGGAGCTCAATGACAACGGCGTCGGCAAGGGGGCCTGGTATCTGGGCTCACGGGAGACGGGCAAGGAGATCGTCCTCGACCCGCTGCCTTACATCATCCAGGGCAAGCGGGACTGGCTGACCACCCTCAACGCGCCCATCAAGGAAAACGGCAAATATCTCGGGCTGGCGGGCACGGACCTGCGCCTGAACTTTCTCCAGGATCTGGCGGGAAAGGTGGACACCAGCCTGTACGGAGGCAAGGGGGACGTGGCCATCGTGAGCCATGACGGCCTGGTCGTCGCCAGCAGCGAGCATCCGGAGGCCATCGGGCTGCCGCTCAAGAACATTTCGGCAGAGTGGGAGGTCGTCACCCAAAACGTCAAGGCCGGCAAGGCGATGCTCGACGTCAGCCCCGCCACGGGGGTCTATCGGGCTCTGGCCCCCATCAGCCTCGGGCGCAGCGGCCGGCCCTGGGCCGTGCTCATCCGCGTCCATCCCGACATCGTCCTGGCGGAAAGCAGGAGCCTCGACGCCCAACTGACCGACCTCAACCGGGAGAACACCCTGTGGCAGGTCGGCGTCGGGCTCGGGGTCACGGCCCTGGCCCTTGGCGTGCTGTGGGTCTTCGCCTCCGGGCTCGTGCGCCCCTTGCGTCAGGCGGCGGCGTTTGCCGGCAAGGTCGCCGAGGGCGACTTCTCCCAGACCCTCGATATCCACCAGGCCGACGAGACCGGCATCCTGGCCAAGGCCCTGACGCGCATGGTCGCCAATCTCAAGGAGATGATCGCCCAGGCCGAAGAGAAGACCAAGGAGGCGGGCGCCGAAGCGGCCCGGGCCCGGGCCGCGGTTGCCGACGCCGAGCAAGCGCGCCGCCAGGCCGCCGAGGCCCAGCGCCAGGGGAAGCTCGATGCAGCGGACCGCGTCGAAGACGTGGCCCGGGCCGTGGCCCAGGCTGCGCAGGACCTCTCCCTGCAGGTCGAGCAGTCCAAGGAGGGGGCGGACCTCCAACGCCAGCATGCCGGTGAAACGGCCACGGCCATGGAGCAGATGAACGCGACCGTGCTCGAGGTGGCGAAGAATGCTTCCGAGGCCGCGCAAGGGGCCGGAGTGGCCCGGGACAAGGCCAAGGACGGAGCGGACGTGGTGCGCCAAGTGGTGGCGGCCATCAACGGCGTGCAGGAACGGGCCGCCACGCTGCGGGCCAACATGGACGAACTCGGCAAGCAGGCCGATGGAATCGGCAATATCATCGGCGTGATTTCCGACATCGCCGACCAGACGAACCTGCTCGCCTTGAACGCCGCCATCGAGGCGGCCCGGGCCGGCGAAGCCGGGCGCGGATTCGCGGTCGTCGCCGATGAGGTGCGGAAATTAGCGGAAAAGACCATGAACGCGACCGGCGAGGTGGGCAATGCCGTCCGAGCGATTCAGGCCGGGGCACGTTCCAGCATCGAGGGCGTGGAAGGTGCGGCGCGGGCCGTGGACCGGGCCACGGAACTGGCGAGCCATTCGGGCGCGGTGCTTGGGGAAATCGTGTCCATCGTCGAAAATTCCGCCGACCAGGTGCGCTCCATCGCCACGGCCTCGGAGGAACAATCTGCGGCAAGCGAACAGATCAACCGGGCCGTGGACGATATCAACCGGATTTCGGAAGAAACGGCCGATGCCATGGCTCGGGCCGCCGGTTCCGTCGAAGAGCTGGCGCATCAGGCACAAAACCTGACGCGTCTGGTCGAAACGCTGAAAGCCGACTGA
- the bamA gene encoding outer membrane protein assembly factor BamA — protein sequence MRATKHFGLKGLLLVVCLLLAAGQAMAQSGKVLVLPFEINAADALQSVQASLPRILADKLKAAGVSATAEGGKAVAGADAARRLAAGARAEYVVFGSISKVGEGLSLDARVAKAGGGEPVAVFASAKSVVGLDTAAAELADKIRPQVSAVGSSDRIVEVDVEGNSILDKEVVLLKIKSQVNQNYDPKAVNDDVKKLFDMGYFDDVQVRLDNAPGGKRLTFVVKEKPRIQAIGVTGNGDVKKDDVLEAMSTKSGGVLNLKVLADDLGKIRELYSKKGYYKTEVTYELEQTDPRVARLNIIIKEPKKLYIKEVKIEGAKLISAGDLESELATSTRHFWSWVTGSGVLKEEMLERDAAAIEAYYANRGFVDAKVGQPEVVYGDDGITVIFRVEEGDRYKVGSVAFGGDLLYDQPKLLERIKLDELSAKGDYFNRSVVRDDLNALAELYADDGYAFAEADVDMKKNAETKVIDIVYVVNKGRKVYVRRVSIEGNEKTRDNVVRREVRLADGDLFSGSKLRRSNERLDKLEYFEKVDIETVPTDNPGEVDIKVKVKDKNTGAISLGAGYSTSDSVFFGGSVEEKNLFGKGYHAKFQGMFSGKSSRGILSFTNPRVYDSNLAAGVDVYQVYRAYDDFKKSTTGAKLRFAYPLGEYTVLSWDYRLDHYHIYHTNWDASSVIQQSAGWHWASSVYAEIDRDTVDSATKPTKGTKNTLSLEYAGGAVGGDDAFIKPVFTSNYFQPLPLDMVFHWRGQAGVLFPNAGGDIPVYERFYLGGINNVRGYELDKISPRDPWTRERIGGKAEFFTNFETIFPISKSNGLLGVVFFDAGNSWMDYSDVGFDFYKSVGAGVRWYSPLGLIRVEYGYGLDAERHHLQPSQVGFTMGQTF from the coding sequence ATGCGCGCAACGAAACATTTCGGTCTTAAGGGGCTCCTTCTTGTCGTGTGCCTCCTGCTGGCCGCGGGCCAGGCCATGGCCCAGTCCGGCAAGGTGCTGGTCCTGCCCTTTGAGATCAACGCCGCCGACGCCCTGCAGTCCGTCCAGGCGAGCCTGCCCCGCATTCTGGCCGACAAGCTGAAGGCGGCCGGCGTGTCCGCCACGGCCGAGGGCGGCAAGGCCGTGGCCGGCGCCGACGCCGCCCGCCGGCTCGCCGCCGGGGCCCGGGCCGAATACGTGGTCTTTGGCAGCATCTCCAAGGTCGGCGAGGGCCTCTCCCTCGACGCGCGCGTGGCCAAGGCCGGCGGCGGCGAGCCGGTGGCCGTTTTCGCCTCGGCCAAGAGCGTGGTCGGCCTCGACACCGCGGCCGCCGAGCTGGCCGACAAGATAAGGCCCCAAGTCTCGGCCGTCGGCTCCTCGGACCGGATCGTCGAAGTCGACGTGGAAGGCAACTCCATCCTCGACAAAGAGGTGGTGCTCTTAAAGATCAAGAGCCAGGTCAACCAGAACTACGACCCCAAGGCCGTCAACGACGACGTCAAGAAGCTCTTCGACATGGGCTACTTCGACGACGTCCAGGTCCGCCTGGACAACGCCCCGGGCGGCAAGCGCCTGACGTTCGTGGTCAAGGAAAAGCCGCGCATCCAGGCCATCGGCGTCACCGGCAACGGGGACGTGAAAAAAGACGATGTCCTCGAGGCCATGAGCACCAAGTCCGGCGGGGTCCTGAACCTCAAGGTCCTGGCCGACGACCTGGGCAAGATCCGCGAGCTCTACAGCAAGAAGGGCTACTACAAGACCGAGGTCACCTACGAGCTCGAGCAGACCGACCCGCGCGTGGCCCGGCTCAACATCATCATCAAGGAGCCCAAAAAGCTCTACATCAAGGAAGTCAAGATCGAGGGCGCCAAGCTGATTTCGGCCGGCGACCTGGAGTCCGAGCTGGCCACCTCCACCCGGCACTTCTGGTCCTGGGTCACGGGCTCGGGCGTGCTCAAGGAAGAGATGCTCGAACGCGACGCCGCGGCCATCGAGGCCTACTACGCCAACCGCGGTTTCGTGGACGCCAAGGTGGGCCAGCCCGAGGTCGTCTACGGCGACGACGGCATCACGGTCATCTTCCGGGTGGAAGAGGGCGACCGCTACAAGGTCGGTTCCGTGGCCTTCGGCGGCGACCTGCTCTACGACCAGCCCAAGCTCCTCGAGCGGATCAAGCTCGACGAGCTGTCGGCCAAGGGCGACTACTTCAACCGGTCCGTGGTGCGCGACGACCTGAACGCCCTGGCCGAGCTCTACGCCGACGACGGCTACGCCTTTGCCGAAGCCGACGTGGACATGAAGAAAAACGCCGAGACCAAGGTCATCGACATCGTCTACGTGGTCAACAAGGGCCGCAAGGTCTACGTGCGCCGCGTCTCCATCGAGGGCAACGAAAAGACCCGCGACAACGTGGTGCGCCGCGAAGTCCGCCTGGCCGACGGCGATCTCTTCTCGGGCTCCAAGCTTCGCCGCTCCAACGAGCGCCTGGACAAGCTCGAATACTTCGAGAAGGTCGACATCGAGACCGTGCCCACGGACAATCCGGGCGAAGTCGACATCAAGGTCAAGGTCAAGGACAAGAACACCGGCGCCATCAGCCTCGGCGCCGGCTACTCCACCTCGGACAGCGTGTTCTTCGGCGGCTCGGTGGAAGAGAAGAACCTCTTCGGCAAGGGCTACCACGCCAAGTTCCAGGGCATGTTCAGCGGCAAGTCCAGCCGGGGCATCTTAAGCTTCACCAACCCGCGCGTCTACGACTCCAACCTGGCCGCGGGCGTGGACGTCTACCAGGTCTACCGGGCCTACGACGACTTCAAGAAGTCCACCACCGGCGCCAAGCTCCGGTTCGCCTATCCCCTGGGCGAATACACGGTTCTGTCCTGGGATTACCGCCTGGACCACTACCACATCTACCATACCAACTGGGACGCTTCGAGCGTCATCCAGCAGTCGGCCGGCTGGCACTGGGCCAGTTCCGTGTACGCCGAGATCGACCGCGACACCGTGGACAGCGCCACCAAGCCGACCAAGGGCACGAAGAACACCCTGTCGCTCGAATACGCCGGCGGCGCGGTGGGCGGCGACGACGCCTTCATCAAGCCGGTCTTCACCTCGAACTACTTCCAGCCCCTGCCGCTCGACATGGTCTTCCACTGGCGCGGCCAGGCCGGCGTGCTCTTCCCGAACGCGGGCGGCGACATCCCGGTCTACGAACGCTTCTACCTCGGCGGCATCAACAACGTGCGCGGCTACGAGCTCGACAAGATCTCTCCCCGCGACCCCTGGACCCGTGAGCGTATCGGCGGCAAGGCGGAGTTCTTCACCAACTTCGAAACCATCTTCCCCATCAGCAAGTCCAACGGCCTGCTCGGCGTGGTCTTCTTCGACGCCGGTAACTCCTGGATGGACTACAGCGATGTGGGCTTCGACTTCTACAAGAGTGTCGGTGCCGGCGTGCGCTGGTATTCGCCGCTCGGGCTCATCCGGGTGGAATACGGCTACGGCCTTGATGCCGAACGGCACCACCTGCAGCCGTCGCAGGTCGGCTTCACCATGGGCCAGACCTTCTAG
- a CDS encoding ABC transporter ATP-binding protein, producing the protein MTDAPLYELTKVRKAYQGPAEEIVVLKGLDFTIRAGDSMAILGASGSGKSSLLHLLGALDRPSSGTIRFRGRDLGGLAPHEAARLRNREIGFVFQFHHLLPEFSTVENVAMPALIAGESKREAFEKARASLSLVGLDERAEHRVTTLSGGERQRAAIARAVLLRPAVLLADEPTGNLDESTGARVGEVLARLNAELGMTLVVVTHNHNLAALMGRRLELQGGELYARNETFRS; encoded by the coding sequence ATGACTGATGCCCCGCTCTACGAGCTGACCAAGGTCAGGAAGGCCTACCAGGGCCCGGCCGAGGAGATCGTGGTCTTAAAGGGCCTGGATTTCACCATCAGGGCCGGGGACTCCATGGCCATTCTCGGGGCGTCGGGGTCGGGCAAGTCCTCGCTGCTCCATCTCCTCGGCGCATTGGACCGGCCAAGCAGCGGCACCATCCGGTTCCGCGGCCGGGACCTTGGCGGGCTGGCCCCGCACGAGGCGGCGCGGTTGCGCAATCGGGAAATCGGCTTCGTCTTTCAGTTTCACCATCTGCTGCCGGAGTTTTCGACGGTCGAAAACGTGGCCATGCCGGCCCTGATCGCCGGCGAATCCAAGCGCGAGGCTTTCGAGAAGGCCCGCGCATCTTTGTCGCTTGTGGGGCTTGATGAAAGGGCCGAACACAGGGTAACTACCCTTTCCGGGGGAGAGCGACAGAGGGCGGCCATCGCCCGTGCTGTGCTATTACGGCCAGCCGTCCTTTTGGCCGACGAACCCACCGGCAATCTCGATGAATCCACCGGCGCCCGGGTTGGCGAGGTCCTCGCCCGCCTGAACGCCGAGTTGGGCATGACATTGGTTGTGGTCACCCACAACCATAACCTGGCCGCCCTCATGGGCCGGAGACTGGAGCTGCAGGGTGGAGAACTCTATGCGCGCAACGAAACATTTCGGTCTTAA
- the lysS gene encoding lysine--tRNA ligase codes for MGSDAPRQKEYKLPVKSKRVEDFRPLLESLDAGNELNEVFKNRIAKAVQLLDDGVPLYPNDFEKGEDIGPVAAGHEPLDEEALAAVPTVFRLAGRIVSLRSFGKVAFFTIQDASGRIQVFAERDKLGTEAYQTFKKFDIGDIVGVSGRLFRTKTGELTLHADTVRLLTKSMRPLPEKFHGLKDVETRYRQRYVDLIVTPKAVEIFKARTTIVRELRAFLDTAGFMEVETPMMQAIPGGATAKPFVTHHNALDMGLFLRIAPELYLKRLLVGGFEKVYEVGRNFRNEGVSTRHNPEFTMCEFYWAYARYTDLMDLTERLFSHLARAVTGGDVVTYQGQEINLGLGWTRLAFHDSLEKVGGISPDVYRDFDAAKALVEKSGEKVLKGEKLGKVQAKLFDIFVEPKLLQPHFIYHYPTEISPLSRRNSEDPTITDRFELFICGREMANAFSELNDPVDQRLRFEDQVREKEAGDDEAHRMDDDYVRALEYGMPPAAGEGIGIDRLVMLLTDQASIREVILFPLLRPEGSPGS; via the coding sequence GTGGGCAGCGACGCGCCACGTCAGAAAGAATACAAGCTCCCGGTCAAGTCCAAGCGGGTGGAGGACTTTCGTCCCCTGCTCGAAAGCCTGGACGCCGGCAACGAACTCAACGAGGTCTTCAAGAACCGCATCGCCAAGGCCGTGCAGCTCCTTGACGACGGCGTTCCGCTCTACCCCAACGACTTCGAGAAGGGCGAGGACATCGGTCCCGTGGCCGCGGGCCACGAACCCCTGGACGAAGAGGCCCTGGCGGCCGTGCCCACGGTCTTCCGCCTGGCCGGACGCATCGTCTCGCTGCGTTCCTTCGGCAAAGTCGCCTTTTTCACCATCCAGGACGCCTCGGGCCGGATCCAGGTCTTTGCCGAGCGGGACAAGCTCGGGACCGAGGCCTACCAGACGTTTAAAAAATTCGACATTGGCGACATCGTCGGGGTCTCGGGGCGGCTTTTCCGCACCAAGACCGGCGAGTTGACGCTCCACGCCGACACCGTCCGCCTGCTGACCAAGTCCATGCGCCCCCTGCCCGAGAAGTTCCATGGCTTAAAAGACGTGGAAACCCGCTACCGGCAGCGCTACGTGGACCTGATCGTGACGCCCAAGGCCGTCGAGATCTTCAAGGCCCGCACCACCATCGTGCGCGAACTGCGGGCGTTTCTGGACACCGCCGGCTTCATGGAGGTCGAGACCCCCATGATGCAGGCCATTCCCGGCGGGGCCACGGCCAAGCCCTTTGTCACGCACCACAATGCCCTGGACATGGGGCTGTTTCTCCGCATCGCGCCCGAACTCTACCTGAAGCGGCTGCTCGTCGGCGGGTTCGAGAAGGTCTATGAGGTCGGCCGCAACTTCAGGAACGAAGGCGTCTCCACCCGGCACAACCCCGAATTCACCATGTGCGAGTTCTACTGGGCCTATGCCCGGTACACCGACCTCATGGACCTGACCGAGCGGCTTTTCAGCCACCTGGCCCGGGCCGTGACCGGCGGCGACGTGGTGACCTACCAGGGCCAGGAGATCAATCTCGGCCTCGGCTGGACCAGGCTCGCCTTCCACGATTCGCTGGAGAAGGTCGGCGGCATCTCCCCGGACGTCTACCGGGACTTCGACGCGGCCAAGGCGCTGGTGGAAAAGAGCGGGGAAAAAGTCCTCAAGGGCGAAAAGCTCGGCAAGGTCCAGGCCAAGCTCTTTGACATCTTCGTCGAGCCAAAGCTCCTCCAGCCGCATTTCATCTACCATTATCCGACCGAGATCTCGCCGCTGTCGCGCCGCAACAGCGAGGACCCGACCATCACCGACCGGTTCGAGCTGTTCATCTGCGGTCGGGAGATGGCCAATGCCTTTTCGGAATTAAACGACCCCGTGGACCAGCGCCTGCGCTTCGAGGACCAGGTCCGCGAGAAGGAAGCCGGCGACGACGAGGCCCACCGCATGGACGACGACTACGTCCGGGCCCTGGAGTACGGCATGCCGCCGGCGGCGGGGGAGGGGATCGGCATCGACCGGCTGGTCATGCTCCTGACCGACCAGGCCTCCATCCGCGAGGTGATCCTGTTTCCGCTGCTTCGGCCCGAAGGCTCCCCCGGTTCATGA
- the fabZ gene encoding 3-hydroxyacyl-ACP dehydratase FabZ — translation MTTTPGAPIAITEIFDLLPHRYPFLLVDRVLEYDPGVSITALKNVTINEPFFQGHFPGVPVMPGMLILEALAQAGGILVSKSLDGPLGDRIFMFTGVEKAKFRRPVTPGDQLVLRCFDLKRRMTLCKMRAQASVDGKVVAEADLSAAVVDKGAV, via the coding sequence ATGACCACGACCCCGGGCGCACCCATCGCCATAACCGAGATCTTCGACCTCCTGCCCCACCGCTACCCGTTCCTGTTGGTGGACCGCGTCCTCGAATACGACCCCGGCGTTTCGATCACGGCCCTAAAAAACGTGACCATAAACGAGCCGTTTTTCCAGGGCCACTTCCCGGGCGTGCCGGTCATGCCGGGCATGCTGATCCTCGAAGCCCTGGCCCAGGCCGGCGGCATCCTGGTGTCGAAAAGCCTGGACGGGCCCCTTGGCGACCGGATCTTCATGTTCACGGGGGTGGAGAAGGCCAAGTTCCGCCGGCCGGTGACGCCCGGCGACCAGCTCGTGCTCCGGTGTTTCGACCTCAAGCGCCGGATGACCCTTTGCAAGATGCGGGCCCAGGCTTCGGTCGACGGCAAGGTCGTGGCCGAGGCCGACCTGTCGGCCGCGGTGGTGGACAAGGGCGCGGTCTAG
- a CDS encoding lipoprotein-releasing ABC transporter permease subunit: MSFELYIAKRYLLARQKQAFISVISLISILGVGLGVASLIVVVGVMNGFSLELRDKILGINAHMVASVAGGALHDYREDMKKAEAVPGVLGATPFVYTEVMLSSPRGVKGVVLRGVDPASAGKVLALPAEMTAGKLEDLTAPGLFPGIIVGRELADRLGLALGDTLNLMSPAGKESAAGFSPKVKTFTICGLFKTGMYEYDSTLAYVSIPAAQELLGFKRDIVTGLELKVADVDAVDTLAPLVRTAMGGPPVYVRTWIDMNGNLFKALHLEKTAMFVILVMIVLVGSFSIITTLVMLVMEKTRDIAILMSMGATAKNIRNIFMLQGTIIGFVGTALGYGLGLGVALSLEKYQFIKIPGDVYPMDHLPVRLDWPDLAVIGLTALALCFLATLYPARQASRLEPAEALRHD; encoded by the coding sequence ATGAGTTTCGAACTTTACATCGCCAAACGCTATCTCCTGGCCCGCCAGAAGCAGGCCTTCATCTCGGTCATCTCGCTGATCTCCATCCTCGGCGTCGGCCTCGGAGTGGCTTCGCTCATTGTCGTGGTCGGGGTGATGAACGGCTTTTCCCTGGAGCTTCGCGACAAGATCCTCGGCATCAACGCCCACATGGTGGCGTCCGTGGCCGGCGGGGCCCTCCACGACTATCGCGAGGACATGAAAAAGGCCGAGGCCGTGCCCGGCGTCCTCGGGGCCACGCCCTTCGTCTACACCGAGGTCATGCTGTCGAGCCCGCGCGGGGTCAAGGGCGTGGTCCTTCGCGGCGTGGACCCGGCTTCGGCCGGCAAGGTCCTGGCCCTGCCGGCCGAGATGACGGCAGGGAAGCTCGAGGACCTGACCGCACCCGGGCTTTTCCCGGGCATCATCGTCGGCCGGGAGTTGGCCGACCGGCTCGGGCTGGCCCTTGGCGACACCCTGAACCTGATGTCCCCGGCCGGCAAGGAATCCGCGGCCGGCTTCTCGCCCAAGGTCAAGACCTTCACCATCTGCGGCCTTTTCAAGACCGGCATGTACGAATACGACTCCACCCTGGCCTACGTCTCCATACCGGCCGCCCAGGAACTGCTGGGCTTCAAGCGCGACATCGTCACGGGCCTGGAACTCAAGGTGGCGGACGTGGACGCCGTGGACACCCTCGCCCCCCTGGTCCGCACGGCCATGGGCGGGCCGCCGGTCTACGTGCGGACCTGGATCGACATGAACGGCAACCTGTTCAAGGCGCTGCACCTGGAAAAGACGGCCATGTTCGTCATCCTGGTCATGATCGTCCTGGTGGGCTCCTTTTCCATCATCACCACGCTGGTCATGCTCGTCATGGAAAAGACCCGGGACATCGCCATCCTCATGTCCATGGGCGCGACAGCCAAAAACATCCGCAACATCTTCATGCTCCAGGGCACCATCATCGGGTTCGTGGGCACGGCGCTCGGCTACGGCCTGGGCCTCGGCGTGGCGCTCTCCCTCGAAAAATACCAGTTCATCAAGATCCCGGGCGACGTCTATCCCATGGACCACCTGCCGGTCCGGCTCGACTGGCCGGATCTGGCCGTGATCGGACTGACCGCCCTGGCCCTTTGTTTCCTGGCCACCCTGTACCCGGCCCGCCAGGCCTCGCGACTGGAACCGGCGGAGGCCCTGCGCCATGACTGA
- a CDS encoding OmpH family outer membrane protein produces the protein MAVMVRVLIVLAVLVLPVTAFAQGKIGIINLDEALSNSSAGKAALTGLKSKFEAREKAIAAQGEELKRMQDELQKKSVALSQDAMKAKAADFEGKARKYLDDRNKLQQEEQQAQQGVLQPLLNRLQKVVSDYATQNGFSIILEARSVPYYDPKMDVTAAIQSQFDKAK, from the coding sequence ATGGCCGTAATGGTACGGGTTTTGATTGTGTTGGCCGTTCTGGTCCTGCCGGTGACGGCGTTTGCCCAGGGCAAAATCGGCATCATCAACCTCGATGAGGCCCTGTCCAACTCGAGCGCCGGCAAGGCCGCCCTGACCGGCCTCAAGAGCAAGTTCGAGGCACGCGAAAAGGCCATCGCCGCCCAGGGCGAGGAACTGAAACGCATGCAGGACGAACTGCAGAAAAAGAGCGTGGCCCTGTCCCAGGACGCCATGAAGGCCAAGGCCGCCGATTTCGAAGGCAAGGCCCGCAAGTATCTCGACGACCGCAACAAGCTCCAGCAGGAAGAGCAGCAGGCCCAGCAGGGCGTGCTCCAGCCCCTGCTCAACCGCCTGCAGAAGGTCGTTTCCGACTACGCGACCCAGAATGGCTTCAGCATCATCCTCGAAGCCCGCAGCGTGCCCTACTACGATCCCAAGATGGATGTGACCGCCGCCATCCAGTCCCAGTTCGACAAAGCCAAATAG